The region CGTTAAACTATTAACTAggtttttagtgagtaatatgtggaaTTTGGTAAAAGTATCAAAAAGGCCCATATACTATgggcaaattagtcattgtacgttagatcaaagagcaaattggtattttctgttaaaaatttcatcaatttgtaCTGTTAAAACCTAACATGGTTAACGAAATAATCAAACAATGACATGTGGTgtgccacgtgtacctcatgctgaCATTCAAAGATCATTTTTTAAtcgtaaaaatggatgaaatttttaacagaaatattaATTTGCTATTTAATCTAacgtacagggactaatttgcccatttattgagtaaagggggcaaaatgcaatccaacttctAATACAAGGGCTTCCATGGTACTTTTTATCAATATTAttcatttgataatatgtttaccACATAAACTTCCGGAAATAGCATaacttaacttaattaaatttaacGATTATCATTTTGtgaggactgaaattttaaaacttgaaaagttcatagactaaaattgaccaaattaaagtataataactAAATCCATAACATTCGTAAAGTAAAtagactaatagtagaatttaacctaaaatatttatattattgattttataattaaaaattttaaaaatatttatttatttaaatcaggTCGGGTTGGTTCGAAATAGAATACTCTTTATCTAAGCTCAACCCTTTTAGTGGGGGACGGGTGAATAACACATAATAACTCACCCTTGGGAGGAGAACAACAACTAGAAACGACTGTTAATACCGTTGAGGAGCAAAAGGAGGAATTCAGTGGATTGTTTTTGTACCCTCAGATGCGTATTGTtctaataataaaactaaaacaatCAAGTCTCTTTTTTTCGCACCGATAAAAATTTTTGATCCATACTAATCACATCGGCTCGTTCTGCTAAATTCCAATCGCATCGATCAAAACATGATACAGCGCTATAGGTGCAtagataatatttaaaaatataaattttataactttttactattacagtaataaataataaaattctgtTTCCGAGAGCTAAAACGAAAGTTgtgtttttcacatttttttaatttaaaatgtaaaaactaATAATATAGTAAAAGTAAACAACTCACTTACCCTTCAATTTTAATtcgtaatattttttttatgaaacttccattttatatatgattttgttgtgaataatattataatgtatgatgtttttttttttgaatttattaagtGATAGATTTTAATTCCCGGAGtttattgatgaatattttatataatttataaatatttcatattttaactttatttaatattattcgtttggtatttgtaaatattttctatattatatattaaatactttttaaaaatattattaaaattaaaatgttacaCTGAAGTAGATCAAAATCAGTACATCCTAATTTTAGTTGAAAAACGAGTTTAGTTGAAAATCTATGTTCAGTTTGGCATATGAGTTTTCTCAAATTGATActtgatattttatttatcctAAACAAGTAATTGAGTTTAGCTTTAGTGTTAATGTTGAtactttagtttttcttttatccCAAGCAAGTacctatgttttttttcttttacgggAGCACGTGTGTCAAATATTTATTGGACCACATGAtgtgtaatagcctgaatttttagtggtgtcggaatggtgattcgagatcactaaatctgacaaacgagtagaaaatattataaatttagtaagtataagttaaatgtgaagttaggaaaatttttgaaatagtgaatagtgtactaggaataaatattaaaataattaaaataaaaaaacgaggtatcgagacctcgaagattttcaaccgagccataaatatttttataaatatttatagagtgtcattgagttggtattaaagtttcgttagaaaattttaacgtttggatagttaattaactaaaaaggactaaattgggaatagtgtaaaatttgttaaattgtgattaaatagcttaagtgactaaagtggagggatttaaaaggcaattaggcccaaattatatgggctggacggttgggtaaaaaaaaatcagcagaatgtaaggagaaacaggggcaaaattggaaacttaacaaattaaacatttaaaacaaagacaaaagtgaaaaaatctagagatctcttcacaatttatcagcaaaaacgccataggaggtctggaataagctggtttttcatatttttgaatcacgtaagtttaattcttgattatttcttctaatttttgtgattttgatacttttacaattaggtccaactaattatttcattagtttttgattccatggctgattttgaaagttaccattgatgagtgttggatttttatgatgaataaacatggaattgaagctttaattttgttatatgatgattttattaagtaatttgatagaaattaattttaggaacctaattgtgaaaaagttgggaattaaggtttggtgttgcggttttgcgtatgaaaggctatgtagtagtctaaaatagttggaaaggtgttaattgagaaaattatatcaattgaggggttaattgagtagggatcaaattgtaaaaattgtaaagtttggggtaaaagtgtaatttcgaaaattaaagggcataaattgtgaaatgaattagaattgaattaaatgctgatgaatgaataaatttgcattttagatcgagaacccgaaacaagttgaggaaaagaaaaagtagccgattagtccctgaacttttacaaattctgcaaatcgatccaggtaagttcatatggctgaaatttaatgattaaatgttaatttcatgaattatacaatgtatgatgaaatgtatttattgttgaaatgagaataaaataaaaatgtgaaaatcgaataaatgatcaaattaagtggaacaccggatttgagtacttctgatcaagaaacaaagtgataagtggctacacttatctaatcaagaaacaaagtgataagtggttatggttacacttatctgatcaagaaataaagtgataagtggttacacttatctgatcaagtgataaagtgataagtggtagcttcagctacacttatctgatcaagtagcaaagtgataagtggtagcctagctacatttatctgatcaaggacaagtgataagaggtcatatgtcaaagtgaaagtgaagtactcaattttccgtaaccgttccttaattttgatcaaggatggtaagtgacaaatgggcccaaaggaattatggtaaaagaataagtagtagtgagtttataccaaggaactcaccaaagattgtggttgacaggtaaatttagtaatggtgtatattgtataagtgtacaagtgtttggtaagatttatgttttatgcctatgaacttactaagcttttctataagcttacatgtgtgtgtttattgtttttgtagattaacgtatttatacattcggaggatcggatctacatcaagaatcacactatccagatatactccggtagtttatgttaagcaactttttggatttatatggcatgtatagggaattgaagtaaaagtaaatttgaatgttatggttgcgttagatatcgaaatatatacatgttttagtttgaaatggttgattggttgaacttaattagtatttaaatgaagtagatgaaatactggaattggttgtgatttgaaatttgcagggaaggttagacaattataaaggggttatattgaattttttttaaaaaattgcaatggagcagttcttggacagcagcattaatgtaacttttaaaaatcaccaaaaatagtggaaatagaattagaagttgagtgagatatgaaattaaatctgaaagagtctactttcatataaaagaagttgagtaagcaaaagaattatatacttttagatatttgaattttagtgaaacagggcaagaatgtttttgaagtcccctgttctgactttagaaattcattaaaaattgtacagaaggaattatgagttataatttatatgtatagattccttaatgagtctattttcagtagaaataagtttaatcaccatatgaagcctttaataagagataattaaattttagtgatgagtggtcaggatagttgattagtgaaacaggggagacttcaactaataaactgtactaattggctaaagcaaaaattctgaaaaatttatggtgaatagatatatgagtctagttttagggaaaatttacggatataaatttcgagtttcgtagcttgaattataattattttagtgactgctgtacagGTGGACaactttattatgaatgatgaaattaaatttgaaagtaaatttttatgccccgaacttttaagttaagtcaagtaacgcctcatgctcgactccggcaacggtattgggtaaggggtgttacatgatgtcTTTTGGTTTGGGTACCAAATTAAACATCGAAGCCTAACTTAGATActaaattgggacaaaaaaacttaagtaccaaattgaacattgaaactAAACTTGGGTACCAAATGATACATCAATCCTAAAAGTAAATATTGTAAAAAACCAAATAGGTGGTCAAATTAGTCAAACCATTAGTTTTTGGTTCAATGGGTGGAATTGTAGTTCAacgataattaaattaaataataaatatttaaaaaaaatacaaatcggTTCAATCTGTTGAACCATAATTTTCTTATCTCGATTTTTGACTTTTTGTCAATTCATAacaattttgttatatatttgattttatgccaccaatcaaattaattaaaccaTCGATTCTAATTCGAACAacaaatttgatatatttatgagtattagaaaaaaaagaaaaaagaagagaaacatttcattatataaatttcacaatcaaataaaaaaaatctcatgaTATagcaaaaagaaaattataatataaaaattggcCCCGTGAACTTGGCAATTACGCATATtggtacttgtattttttttgttcactttggtttttaaaattgtcaactaaatttattttggtcATAAACTTGAAGTCTGTTAATATTTGATGATGTGGCTATTGTTCTTGATACATGACTAGATTCGTCGGTCGGAGTGATTGGACTAAGAATCGATCGATATACTAATCCAAACAAAGGGGCTGAACAGATTGAATCAAAAACAGCTAGAAAtcgataaaaattgaaaattaggaTAAGAACCCTAGTTTAATAGGTTGAACCAGATTAATAAtctatttttagttaattaattaattattattagtttatcaATTGACCCTATAAAATCAATGGTCTGATCAGTTCAGCCACTGATCTAAATATTAAAACATTGTATGTGCCACTCTAACATTGTacaacattaaaatttatttaaaatttttaatttacaagTGATGATGTGCCACAATATCAAAATGCCCCATcattaatcttttatatttttcaagttcaagaataaaagtgaattaaaaaaatacaaatattaaaataagtctAATTAACAAGTTTAAGgatcaaaaattatattatcccttaGTTCAACCAGCAGATTCAATCTAGTTATAACCTCACTCACAAAAATTTGGaatatatttcattttatataattttcacaatcaaataaaaaaataattctcataatacaacaaaaataaaataacaaaatattttccatttttctAATAAAGTCCGGCCGACGTGAAATACTATGATAAACACCATACGTATTAATCACGCCAAAAAGGTCgaatttttaagagaaaaaacaataaaattggaCATTGACTCTCAGTCAAGTCttccatttcttcattttttctgtAGTTCCCACTTTTTAGTTCTAAATATTAGCTAAATTTTTAGTCTCATTAGCAATTGTTAAAGAAAAAAACCATGGTTTTCTTACTTACCAAACAAAACCCATTTCCATGCAATTCATATTTCAGTTCCTGGTAATGTTTTCCATTCCAAGATTTGATCTTTGTTCTCTTTTCCTTTCTGGGTTTGATTTTtatgaacaaaaaaaattgattttcatcctttttttttttgttccaaaagCCCCCCAAAATCTACCGCTTctcttatatatatatctgtGTTAAAGACCCAAACTTCTTTTAaaagatatatacatacatatatgtgtgtgtgtgttaatTTCCCAGTACAAGATTTGATCTTTGTTCTCTTTTCCTTTCTGGGTTTGCTTTTCATGCAAAAGAAAATTTGattttcatcctttttttttgtttcagaagcccctccccccccccccaaaaaatactgttatgtatatatgtgttaaagacccaaacttttttgttttaaatctttTTTAGCTATATATAGCAAACCCCATTTTTCTATTTTcaccaaaattttgtttttggtcCCCATGAAAGGATCAATTAGACCATTGCTAAGCATTCTAATGCTTGTTGTATTAGCAACAACCTTAACCTTCCGGATTTTCATCTACGGCCGCCGTGTCTTCACGGTGGCAGCAACCCAACAACCCTCACCAATCCAAACTTTCAACTCTACTTTGCTCAACTTTGCAGCCATTGATATAGGTGAAGAAAAATCCAAGCTTGAAATAGACCAATTATTAGAAAGGAACTATGACAATGAAAGAAGAACTACAGGTTATACAACATGGAGAAGGTTCAATCACTATGATGCCAATGCCAAAGCCAAATCCAAAAGGGATAATAAATTGTTGGTAATGTTCAAATCCCCAAAATTTCATCATTATTGGTTAGATTTTAGAAGGAATTTACAAGATTGGGCTAGAAAAAAAGTGTTTCAACCTAATATAATGATGGAATTAGTTCAATTAGTGAAGGTACCTATTGATGGTTATAATGGTTTCATTGGTACAAATAAGTATAAATCTTGTGCTATTGTGGGAAATAGTGGGATTTTATTGAATAAAAAGTATGGGAATCTGATTGATGATTATGAGATTGTGATTAGATTGAATAATGCTAGAATTAAAGGGTTTGAAAAACAAGTAGGGACTAAAACAAATATATCATTTGTTAATAGCAATGTATTGCATCTTTGTGCTAAGGGTGGTGAAAGTTGTTTTTGTGACCCTTATGGACCTAATGTTCCTATTGTGATGTACATTTGCCAACCGGTTCATTTCGCGGACTACGTGATGTGTAATTCGTCCCATGAGGCGCCGATGTTGGTTACTGACCCGAGGTTTGATGTGTTGTGTGCAAGGATCGTGAAGTATTATTCAGTGAAACGATTTGTTGAAGAGATGGGGAAGACGTTGGATGAATGGGGACCGGTTCATGACGGTTCGTTGTTTCATTATTCGTCTGGATTTCAAGCTGTCATGCTTGCTTTAGGGATTTGTGATAAAGTTGGTATGTTTGGGTTTGGGAAATCGGCTTCTACTGCGCATCATTATCATACTAACCAAAAGGCCGAGCTCCGGTTACATGATTACGAGGCCGAATACGAGTTCTATCATGATCTGGTAAAGAACCCACGTGCGATACCGTTCGTTTCAGATAAGTTCAGATTCCCTCCTGTTGTAATCTATCGATGATTTTTGGCTTGTTTTGTCGTAATCATGTCCTATCGGTAGTTTCCGATTAGATACTCGAAAAGGAACATGTAAAACACGAAGACTAACACGATTGTCAAAGATCTCTGTTTCATGTTCTGGCCCTGTACTAGCAAACATAGTTTACCGATCAAGTTATCCGTttgctttttttctttgtttatggTTAAAGTTATACTTTGCTTGTTTGTCAAGTTATCCTTCAAAAACATGGATGAAAATTGGATCATGTGCAAGATTATTAATATTAGCTCAAAATTTTGTGAAACTCTAAACTTGGGTTGACTTTCACAAcctttaaaacaataaaatcttaaaaataaaattaggggTAAATTATCAAATCTGTATATGAATTTTGATACATTATttcaatttgatacatgaattttgatttggcgCAATTATGTACATAAAATTTGAATTGTGATTcatatgtataaataaaaatttgattttaatttaattgcacacatttaaataaatgaatgcatatatttattttttactggaataatataattgtttgtgtatatAACATATTAACGTAAAATGGTATTAATTCGATAATGTTATTCATGAtctgtgaaaattgaatcaaattaaaattacatgtataaaattatacaaaatcaaagttcatacaTGATATTGTATATTGGATCAAAGTTCGTGTATAACTTTcataattattcttatttttataattatatttaaacaaacaatattttattatcaaaattataaTTCGGGTCGGTCTAATCCGAGCTTTAACCCTTAAGTATACTTTGTTTAAACCTAGATTTAGGGAAGGTTTTACTACATGTATTATTCTTGCTACTATGGAAAAACATGGTGTCaattgaaaatattgaaaattgtaaaggtcaaaatgtaatttaccctaaatggCAAAGGTAAACACAGACGTGTTTTTCATTCAACTCTAGTCGACTCGAGTATATAAGTATCATAATACTTTATTCGAATTGCAAGCAAGTTTTATcgagtttttttaatatatttttatattatgaaattatatttgtaCTCTTATTATATAGAGAGAGATTAAGTtcgaataagcttaatcaaacttAAACTCGAGTTTGAGTATTGAGTAGCTTAATTAAATCTCGAGTTGAggtttaattaacttaaaaattgaTATTCGATCGAGTTCGAATTAAGTATTGAATCTTGAATTTCAAGTCAAACTCAAGTTGACTATTATCCAAGTTTGACTCGACTTAATTACACTTGTAATTAGCAGCGGACAGAGTACTAATCTTCGTAGAGTCAATAAGCCGCCACGTGTTAGAAAGGGAAAAATGATAAGGGTTCAATTGAAATCATTTAAATTTCATAAGGGTCAAAATGCAAGTTACTCCAATTAAAGTAATGTTTACATATGGATGACATCAAGAAGCCTACGCCGAAAAAGcaacattaaaataatgaaaaaaatacaaaaaaactaaaaatgaacTAAAACGAAATCAAAACGACGGCGTATCATTTCTGcgccaaaagatttttttttataattatatatacacacGTTTACAATAATCGCTTTCGctttccccttttttttccctAGAAAAATAATTCTGATTTTGATCTGTGCTTGACTTGGTTGATTCTCAGGTAATTGAATCCCTAATCTCTTTAATTTCATCTTATTTTACCTTAATTTCACTTCAATTTCGGCTTTTCTTTCTTATATTTCTCTATCTCTAAAGATAGGGTTTTCATTCATATGCCTAgttctcaaattttcaaaaatttccttttttccttttatattttttaaattatttttcattcttgGATAGGAAGAGAAGTTTTTGTGCTTTGTTTTAGAGTTTTCGCTCctttttttggtgaaattgagcttacaggttttttttttaattctttcttatgattgtaaatttaattttgggatttaattgaacttttttggggatttttatttGTGACTTAAAAGTCAACGAAGTTTACTGCTTTAGTACTTTTAACAAGTAGAAGTAGCAAGAGAAGAAGATATAGTTAAGGTTTAGCATTATAGGAGAGAAATTTCAAGTCtttaagtatattttaatataGGCAGTTGTTCAGTTATATGTTTAAAGGGGTAGTTTATACAATTTGCTAAGATTCTGTTTGATTGTTGTTTTTTTATCACATGAAAAGCTGCTAAAAAGCAAAAGAAACTGGTAAAAACTGGAAGGCAAAATTATCATTGATTCAAGAATAGATAATTAGCGGAGGAGAAATGAGTTACTGGACTTTTGTGGGTAATTGTCTCGTGTTCATGTCTGCAGATTTGGCAGTTCTAAGTCAGTAGCTTGGCAGAGAGAAAAAAGAATGTTGAATTCTGGGAATAATTTAAGCCGAGGGAATGCGGGGTTGTCATCAGATATGCCACCATTACCTCAGTGTTTGCCTTTGGAACCGATTTCATTAGGCAGTCAGAAATATACACGGTCTGGAGAGTTAAGCCGGGTGTTGGGCGTTCCTCTTCGAAACAGTACATCAGAGGATCATTCTTTTGGAGTTTCACACCCTAAGCCTTCCCCTCCAGTGGCAACAGAGGAGCTTAAGAACTTTAAGGAAAGTGTTCAAGATACCTCCAGAAAGGCCAGGTACAGTCTTTCTTCATTATTGCAACCATTAAGAAAGGCTAAAATTTGGAATGTTCTATATTTTATGGAATATGGTATCCTGTATGAGTTAGTATAGTGACTTCTCATTGTAATTGTGGTGACAGGGGGGCCTTTAATGTTAATTTGGTAATGGTAGGAACTGCCCCTGGGAACATAATGGGCAAATAACAATCTGCCTGGTATAAGATTAGTTACAATGCGTGCAATGCTCATGTATTGTGATACATTTAAGATATTATCTTTGCATGCAATCTAGGCATCCAGTCCTCGGGCATGTCCTTGGAACCTGAGTATGTAGATGACTGTCTCGGATAGGAAGTATAGAGCTTTCCTGCAAGTCAAATGGTTCTTCTTGCAGTTTTCTTACTGCTCATGTACTCTACTCCATGCATATTTTATCTGGATCATGATGATGTTACTCATAAGTCATGTGATCAGTTTTTAGTTATTGAATCTACTTTGTCTTTCTAACAGGGATAGAGTAAAAAAGTTGCGAGAGTCAATTTCTAAACTTGAAAGGTATAGAGAAGCTTTAAGCTCAAAGAAGCGACAACGAAGTGATATTTCAAGTGAGAGAACAAGTGGAGTAAGTATCACGAAGATGGGAAGCCAGATTCATAGAAATGGTCATGACTTATTGACTCAAAGATTGGAGGATAGGCCGAAGAGTATGGGGCTGAACAAACGTGTTCGCACATCAGTAGCTGATTTACGGGTTTGTGTTATACTTATATTGCTGGAATACCTATTTAGTCTTGGCATGCATTATGGAaaataattttggtgaattacCTTGTGATTTCCATAGAAAAATCGGTTGATCATTGCTTAGTGATGCATCAGGGCTTCACTcattttatttaacaataattgcATGTGCTATTTTATGcacaaataaaagaaagaagacaAAGTGTGCCTGAAACTTAAAACATAGCTTTACTAGACCCTtactttttctcttaattttttagCTCATGCTTCATTAGTTTTATTCCTTTCTCTTGTTTTTTCTTCCTTCATGACACAGGCTGATAATAGAACTGCTGTGAATCCAAGGCAGCAGGGGACAATAGAAAAGGATGGTGATGTGCCTCCAGCCATTAATGGTGGTTCTGCTCGAATTGAAGAAAAGATCCGTAGATTGCCAGGTGAAGGTTGGGAGACAAAGATGAAAAGGAAACGATCTGTTGCAGCAGTAGGAAATAGAGTCGCTGGTGGTGATCGAGATATAAAACGAGTTATTCAACCAAAGCTGAGCTCTGAATCAAAGTTGAGATCATGTGATATACAGGGTTTTAGGTGATTGTCTAGGACTGAACTTGCTTCCTAGTTGTAGGTTTAAAAAAGAATTCCATCTCATATTTCTGGAAAGTGGGTATATTAGTTTTCAATTTGAACTGTATAACTGCTTGTTTTCTGGTGTGGCATTTTTGAATGCTGGATAAGATAATTTTGTTTTCTAACGCAAATGTTGTAAGATTTCTTCTCCTTTATCTCAAGTCCTTGTTGCTGCAATTGATTATTCTTCATGTTTAGTCCATTTGTTTGTAAATTATGTGATTTTGTCATT is a window of Gossypium hirsutum isolate 1008001.06 chromosome D08, Gossypium_hirsutum_v2.1, whole genome shotgun sequence DNA encoding:
- the LOC107932433 gene encoding beta-1,6-galactosyltransferase GALT29A produces the protein MKGSIRPLLSILMLVVLATTLTFRIFIYGRRVFTVAATQQPSPIQTFNSTLLNFAAIDIGEEKSKLEIDQLLERNYDNERRTTGYTTWRRFNHYDANAKAKSKRDNKLLVMFKSPKFHHYWLDFRRNLQDWARKKVFQPNIMMELVQLVKVPIDGYNGFIGTNKYKSCAIVGNSGILLNKKYGNLIDDYEIVIRLNNARIKGFEKQVGTKTNISFVNSNVLHLCAKGGESCFCDPYGPNVPIVMYICQPVHFADYVMCNSSHEAPMLVTDPRFDVLCARIVKYYSVKRFVEEMGKTLDEWGPVHDGSLFHYSSGFQAVMLALGICDKVGMFGFGKSASTAHHYHTNQKAELRLHDYEAEYEFYHDLVKNPRAIPFVSDKFRFPPVVIYR